The following are encoded in a window of Castanea sativa cultivar Marrone di Chiusa Pesio chromosome 5, ASM4071231v1 genomic DNA:
- the LOC142634856 gene encoding uncharacterized protein LOC142634856 encodes MTMKVVSSCLLVISVVLSILLSSHHFAKADNEIGKPLITKTCTQTDFPDVCTSISESDPHSSSANLTGLSRIGLEFTAAKVNETTAEAYKLLINATEYYQWSMGSACFQEYNSSVHQVYKGLEYFDQQKYHEANEIVFLVNGEIHTCSVREVPELPGTNTLLSKFTTDLQTILHQLY; translated from the coding sequence ATGACCATGAAAGTTGTTTCCTCGTGTCTCCTAGTGATTTCAGTTGTACTCTCTATCTTGCTTTCAAGCCACCATTTTGCAAAAGCCGATAATGAGATTGGCAAGCCCCTAATAACCAAAACTTGCACCCAAACTGACTTTCCTGATGTTTGCACCTCAATTTCGGAGTCAGATCCTCACAGCTCCAGTGCAAATCTTACTGGCCTTTCTAGGATTGGCTTGGAATTTACTGCAGCCAAAGTTAATGAGACTACTGCAGAGGCGTATAAGTTGTTGATCAATGCAACAGAGTATTATCAATGGTCAATGGGTTCTGCTTGTTTTCAAGAATATAATTCAAGCGTCCATCAAGTTTACAAGGGTCTCGAATATTTTGATCAGCAAAAGTATCACGAGGCAAACGAAATTGTGTTTCTTGTAAATGGAGAAATTCATACTTGCAGTGTACGAGAAGTCCCGGAGTTACCTGGAACCAATACATTGCTATCAAAGTTCACTACTGATCTACAAACAATCCTGCATCAACTTTACTAA
- the LOC142634857 gene encoding uncharacterized protein LOC142634857 — protein sequence MESNQDSAALAQQVRNLAATVEELTRQNQEMRRRLQQEENRSRAVQEDEGDSHGRSDRRRMVTPEEQHSDILQEMRKEMDELRNAIKEKTDRSLDKMGAGQEWFTRLPTSSIDNFEQLSNAFLRHFVGGQRPKRPVDHLLTIKQGEKETLRSYVKRFTQETLEVDDADDKVQLTTFKAGLKSREFFISLAKNPPRTMAEMLLKAQKYMNAEDALAAIVDEEKPKKEARKEDERRGQKRERPSRRGGDIDRRKDEKAPRPIEELIRKGKLQKYVKKGDSSRFREGDTSQRESSSKNEIRPSQPRDVIREISTIAGGPSMGGSYKSLKKACQRQVNSVHMEPLLKQRRTNQDIFFSEEDARGVRQPHNDPLVITLTIEGFNTKRILVDNGSSADIMYLSAFQQLKLGPGRLRSFESPLVSFSGDRVYPKGIVTLKVTIGAYSKQ from the exons atggaatccaaccaggaCTCAGCGGCCTTGGCACAGCAAGTCCGAAATCTCGCGgccaccgtcgaagaacttACCAGACAGAATCAGGAGATGAGACGGAGGTTACAGCAAGAAGAGAACCGGTCAAGAGCTGTCCAAGAGGACGAAGGGGATAGCCATGGAAGAAGTGACCGACGGAGAATGGTAACCCCAGAGGAACAGCATTCTGACATCCTCCAAgagatgagaaaggagatggatgaattaagaaatgccatcaaagaaaagACCGATCGAAGCCTGGATAAAATG GGAGCTGGACAAGAGtggttcacgagattgcccACTTCATCCATCGACAACTTTGAGCAGTTAAGTAATGCTTTCCTGCGCCATTTTGTTGGGGGGCAACGCCCCAAGAGACCAGtggatcacctactcactattaagcaaggagagaAGGAGACCTTGCGGTCGTACGTAAAACGCTTCACTCAAGAGACCCTAGAGGTGGACGACGCGGACGATAAGGTCCAGCTGACGACATTTAAGGCAGGGCTTAAGTCCAGAGAATTCTTCATCTCGTTAGCAAAGAATCCACCCCGGACAATGGCGGAGATGCTattgaaagctcaaaagtacatgaatgctgaggatgcACTGGCGGCCATCGTAGACGAGGAAAAACCAAAGAAGGAAGCaaggaaggaagacgaacgcaggggacaaaagagggagcgcCCAAGCCGCCGAGGAGGTGACATTGACAGACGAAAAGATgagaaagctccacgaccg ATAGAAGAATTGATACGAAAAGGAAAGCTTCAGAAGTACGTAAAAAAGGGGGACTCCAGCAGGTTTAGGGAGGGGGACACGAGCCAACGCGAGTCCTCGTCCAAGAATGAGATTCGCCCATCTCAACCACGAGATGTGATCAGGGAGATAAGCACAATAGCAGGAGGACCTTCCATGGGGGGATCatacaagtccctcaagaaagcatgccagaggcaagtaaacagtgtccatATGGAACCCCTATTGAAGCAAAGACGGACGAACCAGGATATATTCTTCAGCGAAGAGGACGCAAGGGGAGTAAGGCAGCCCCATAACGACCCTCTGGTGATAAcactcacaattgaagggtTCAACACTAAGAGGATCCTCGTCGACAACGGTAGCTCCGCAGACATCATGTACCTATCGGCCTTCCAACAGTTGAAGCTAGGTCCTGGTAGATTACGCTCGTTCgagtcccccctcgtcagctttagcggTGACAGAGTATATCCCAAGGGCATTGTGACGCTAAAAGTCACAATAGGCGCCTACTCGAAGCAGTAG